A genomic region of Ochotona princeps isolate mOchPri1 chromosome 17, mOchPri1.hap1, whole genome shotgun sequence contains the following coding sequences:
- the MAPT gene encoding microtubule-associated protein tau isoform X9 encodes MAEPRQELDMTEDQAGGYALHQDQEGDTDPGLKESALQSPADDGSEEPGSETSDAKSTPTAEAEEAGVGDTPNLEDQAAGHVTQELPPPGGPLESPQESELKHGDLAREGLEFQKPAFPGSLQKEPEIMKARESLLGEPGLQASQASGTETLGLPHQSVSDMWGAPLGPEGPSGEAALQLLGPGPGGAEGSQEGPALNGHHGKERLGSQGEADKDRDIDESSQASPDQGRSPSKRSAREASAGTLGSPLPVDLLTEVTTETKVAASTGLMAVVPLEPTLHVEARAGTQQQQQACSESDLEGTVLSGDPAEKQEAQDPSLGQGTQETDLLAPSGKHPVAGRPARPISRVPQLKARMVSKGRDGAGSDDKKAKTSTPSFATSLRTRPCLSPPRPPPGSSDPLIKPSSLAVCTEPDSSPKHVSSATPRHGSCGAKEMKFKGADGKAGSKIAAPRGAAPPGQKGAANATRIPAKTTPSPKTPPGSEVTKQVQRKLLPARPKLEPGDSGKSGDRSGYSSPGSPGTPGSRSRTPSLPTPPTREPKKVAVVRTPPKSPSSAKSRLQTAPVPMPDLKNVKSKIGSTENLKHQPGGGKVQIINKKLDLSNVQSKCGSKDNIKHVPGGGSVQIVYKPVDLSKVTSKCGSLGNIHHKPGGGQVEVKSEKLDFKDRVQSKIGSLDNITHVPGGGNKKIETHKLTFRENAKAKTDHGAEIVYKSPVVSGDTSPRHLSNVSSTGSIDMVDSPQLATLADEVSASLAKQGL; translated from the exons ATGGCTGAGCCCCGCCAGGAGTTGGACATGACAGAAGACCAGGCTGGAGGCTACGCCCTACACCAGGACCAGGAGGGCGACACGGACCCCGGCCTGAAAG AGTCTGCCCTGCAGAGCCCCGCTGATGATGGATCTGAGGAACCAGGTTCTGAGACCTCTGATGCTAAGAGCACGCCGACAGCCGAAG CTGAAGAAGCCGGCGTTGGAGACACCCCCAATCTGGAAGACCAAGCTGCGGGACACGTGACTCAAG AGCTTCCACCACCAGGAGGCCCTCTGGAGTCCCCACAAGAGTCGGAGCTGAAACATGGGGACCTGGCCAGGGAGGGCCTGGAATTCCAGAAGCCTGCCTTCCCTGGATCTCTGCAGAAGGAACCTGAGATCATGAAGGCCCGGGAAAGCCTGCTCGGGGAGCCAGGGCTCCAAGCAAGCCAGGCCTCAGGCACAGAGACCCTGGGGCTGCCCCATCAGAGTGTGTCTGACATGTGGGGGGCTCCTCTTGGGCCTGAAGGCCCTTCCGGAGAAGCTGCACTGCAGCTCTTGGGGCCGGGGCCTGGGGGCGCTGAAGGAAGCCAGGAGGGGCCGGCTCTGAATGGGCATCATGGCAAAGAGAGGCTGGGGTCCCAGGGGGAGGCAGATAAAGACCGTGACATCGATGAGTCGTCCCAGGCCTCCCCAGACCAAGGCAGGTCACCCTCTAAGAGGTCTGCCCGAGAAGCTTCAGCCGGCACCCTGGGGTCCCCACTCCCTGTTGACCTTCTCACTGAAGTGACCACAGAGACCAAGGTCGCAGCCTCCACGGGGCTGATGGCAGTGGTGCCCCTGGAGCCCACCCTCCATGTGGAGGCCAGGGCTggcacccagcagcagcagcaggcatgcTCAGAGTCGGACTTGGAAGGGACTGTGCTTTCGGGGGACCCTGCAGAGAAGCAAGAAGCCCAGGATCCCTCTTTGGGACAGGGCACCCAAGAAACCGACCTTCTGGCACCATCTGGAAAGCACCCCGTGGCCGGTCGGCCAGCCAGGCCCATCAGCCGGGTCCCTCAGCTCAAAG CTCGCATGGTCAGTAAAggcagagatggggctggaagCGACGACAAAAAGGCAAAG ACATCCACACCTTCCTTTGCCACGAGCCTGAGAACTAGGCCTTGCCTTAGCCCCCCACGTCCCCCTCCTGGTAGCTCAGACCCTTTGATCAAACCCTCCAGCCTTGCTGTGTGCACAGAGCCAGACTCCTCTCCCAAACACGTCTCTTCTGCCACTCCCCGCCACGGCAGTTGTGGAGCGAAGGAGATGAAATTCAAG GGGGCTGATGGGAAAGCTGGATCGAAGATCGCCGCACCCCGGGGAGCGGCCCCACCTGGCCAGAAAGGCGCTGCCAATGCCACCAGGATTCCTGCGAAAACCACGCCCTCCCCCAAGACCCCACCCGGCTCTG AAGTTACCAAACAAGTGCAGAGAAAACTGCTCCCTGCAAGGCCCAAACTGGAGCCAG GTGACTCTGGGAAATCCGGGGACCGCAGCGGCTacagcagccctggctccccGGGCACCCCCGGCAGCCGCTCCCGCACCCCGTCCCTGCCAACCCCGCCCACCCGGGAGCCCAAGAAAGTGGCGGTGGTCCGCACCCCGCCCAAGTCGCCGTCGTCCGCCAAAAGCCGCCTGCAGACGGCGCCCGTGCCCATGCCAGACCTGAAGAACGTCAAGTCCAAGATTGGCTCCACTGAAAATCTGAAGCACCAGCCGGGAGGCGGAAAG GTGCAGATAATTAATAAGAAGCTGGATCTTAGCAACGTCCAGTCCAAGTGTGGCTCAAAGGATAATATCAAACACGTCCCAGGAGGCGGCAGT GTGCAAATAGTCTATAAACCCGTGGACCTGAGCAAGGTGACCTCCAAATGTGGCTCACTGGGAAACATCCATCATAAGCCAG GAGGCGGCCAGGTGGAGGTGAAATCTGAGAAGCTGGATTTCAAGGACAGAGTCCAGTCAAAGATTGGGTCCCTGGATAACATCACCCATGTCCCTGGTGGAGGAAATAAAAAg
- the MAPT gene encoding microtubule-associated protein tau isoform X6, whose translation MAEPRQELDMTEDQAGGYALHQDQEGDTDPGLKESALQSPADDGSEEPGSETSDAKSTPTAEDMTAPLVDERAPGEQAAAQPDADIPEGTTAEEAGVGDTPNLEDQAAGHVTQELPPPGGPLESPQESELKHGDLAREGLEFQKPAFPGSLQKEPEIMKARESLLGEPGLQASQASGTETLGLPHQSVSDMWGAPLGPEGPSGEAALQLLGPGPGGAEGSQEGPALNGHHGKERLGSQGEADKDRDIDESSQASPDQGRSPSKRSAREASAGTLGSPLPVDLLTEVTTETKVAASTGLMAVVPLEPTLHVEARAGTQQQQQACSESDLEGTVLSGDPAEKQEAQDPSLGQGTQETDLLAPSGKHPVAGRPARPISRVPQLKARMVSKGRDGAGSDDKKAKTSTPSFATSLRTRPCLSPPRPPPGSSDPLIKPSSLAVCTEPDSSPKHVSSATPRHGSCGAKEMKFKGADGKAGSKIAAPRGAAPPGQKGAANATRIPAKTTPSPKTPPGSEVTKQVQRKLLPARPKLEPGDSGKSGDRSGYSSPGSPGTPGSRSRTPSLPTPPTREPKKVAVVRTPPKSPSSAKSRLQTAPVPMPDLKNVKSKIGSTENLKHQPGGGKVQIINKKLDLSNVQSKCGSKDNIKHVPGGGSVQIVYKPVDLSKVTSKCGSLGNIHHKPGGGQVEVKSEKLDFKDRVQSKIGSLDNITHVPGGGNKKIETHKLTFRENAKAKTDHGAEIVYKSPVVSGDTSPRHLSNVSSTGSIDMVDSPQLATLADEVSASLAKQGL comes from the exons ATGGCTGAGCCCCGCCAGGAGTTGGACATGACAGAAGACCAGGCTGGAGGCTACGCCCTACACCAGGACCAGGAGGGCGACACGGACCCCGGCCTGAAAG AGTCTGCCCTGCAGAGCCCCGCTGATGATGGATCTGAGGAACCAGGTTCTGAGACCTCTGATGCTAAGAGCACGCCGACAGCCGAAG ACATGACAGCGCCCCTAGTGGACGAGAGAGCTCCCGGCGAGCAGGCCGCCGCCCAGCCCGACGCCGACATCCCCGAAGGAACCACAG CTGAAGAAGCCGGCGTTGGAGACACCCCCAATCTGGAAGACCAAGCTGCGGGACACGTGACTCAAG AGCTTCCACCACCAGGAGGCCCTCTGGAGTCCCCACAAGAGTCGGAGCTGAAACATGGGGACCTGGCCAGGGAGGGCCTGGAATTCCAGAAGCCTGCCTTCCCTGGATCTCTGCAGAAGGAACCTGAGATCATGAAGGCCCGGGAAAGCCTGCTCGGGGAGCCAGGGCTCCAAGCAAGCCAGGCCTCAGGCACAGAGACCCTGGGGCTGCCCCATCAGAGTGTGTCTGACATGTGGGGGGCTCCTCTTGGGCCTGAAGGCCCTTCCGGAGAAGCTGCACTGCAGCTCTTGGGGCCGGGGCCTGGGGGCGCTGAAGGAAGCCAGGAGGGGCCGGCTCTGAATGGGCATCATGGCAAAGAGAGGCTGGGGTCCCAGGGGGAGGCAGATAAAGACCGTGACATCGATGAGTCGTCCCAGGCCTCCCCAGACCAAGGCAGGTCACCCTCTAAGAGGTCTGCCCGAGAAGCTTCAGCCGGCACCCTGGGGTCCCCACTCCCTGTTGACCTTCTCACTGAAGTGACCACAGAGACCAAGGTCGCAGCCTCCACGGGGCTGATGGCAGTGGTGCCCCTGGAGCCCACCCTCCATGTGGAGGCCAGGGCTggcacccagcagcagcagcaggcatgcTCAGAGTCGGACTTGGAAGGGACTGTGCTTTCGGGGGACCCTGCAGAGAAGCAAGAAGCCCAGGATCCCTCTTTGGGACAGGGCACCCAAGAAACCGACCTTCTGGCACCATCTGGAAAGCACCCCGTGGCCGGTCGGCCAGCCAGGCCCATCAGCCGGGTCCCTCAGCTCAAAG CTCGCATGGTCAGTAAAggcagagatggggctggaagCGACGACAAAAAGGCAAAG ACATCCACACCTTCCTTTGCCACGAGCCTGAGAACTAGGCCTTGCCTTAGCCCCCCACGTCCCCCTCCTGGTAGCTCAGACCCTTTGATCAAACCCTCCAGCCTTGCTGTGTGCACAGAGCCAGACTCCTCTCCCAAACACGTCTCTTCTGCCACTCCCCGCCACGGCAGTTGTGGAGCGAAGGAGATGAAATTCAAG GGGGCTGATGGGAAAGCTGGATCGAAGATCGCCGCACCCCGGGGAGCGGCCCCACCTGGCCAGAAAGGCGCTGCCAATGCCACCAGGATTCCTGCGAAAACCACGCCCTCCCCCAAGACCCCACCCGGCTCTG AAGTTACCAAACAAGTGCAGAGAAAACTGCTCCCTGCAAGGCCCAAACTGGAGCCAG GTGACTCTGGGAAATCCGGGGACCGCAGCGGCTacagcagccctggctccccGGGCACCCCCGGCAGCCGCTCCCGCACCCCGTCCCTGCCAACCCCGCCCACCCGGGAGCCCAAGAAAGTGGCGGTGGTCCGCACCCCGCCCAAGTCGCCGTCGTCCGCCAAAAGCCGCCTGCAGACGGCGCCCGTGCCCATGCCAGACCTGAAGAACGTCAAGTCCAAGATTGGCTCCACTGAAAATCTGAAGCACCAGCCGGGAGGCGGAAAG GTGCAGATAATTAATAAGAAGCTGGATCTTAGCAACGTCCAGTCCAAGTGTGGCTCAAAGGATAATATCAAACACGTCCCAGGAGGCGGCAGT GTGCAAATAGTCTATAAACCCGTGGACCTGAGCAAGGTGACCTCCAAATGTGGCTCACTGGGAAACATCCATCATAAGCCAG GAGGCGGCCAGGTGGAGGTGAAATCTGAGAAGCTGGATTTCAAGGACAGAGTCCAGTCAAAGATTGGGTCCCTGGATAACATCACCCATGTCCCTGGTGGAGGAAATAAAAAg
- the MAPT gene encoding microtubule-associated protein tau isoform X5, whose protein sequence is MAEPRQELDMTEDQAGGYALHQDQEGDTDPGLKESALQSPADDGSEEPGSETSDAKSTPTAEDMTAPLVDERAPGEQAAAQPDADIPEGTTAEEAGVGDTPNLEDQAAGHVTQEEATVPSWQREVPVRPLAKEHSAHIQPGHGGGVPGISVPPVGQKEPEAIAGLLDHLPLQHPVFPELPPPGGPLESPQESELKHGDLAREGLEFQKPAFPGSLQKEPEIMKARESLLGEPGLQASQASGTETLGLPHQSVSDMWGAPLGPEGPSGEAALQLLGPGPGGAEGSQEGPALNGHHGKERLGSQGEADKDRDIDESSQASPDQGRSPSKRSAREASAGTLGSPLPVDLLTEVTTETKVAASTGLMAVVPLEPTLHVEARAGTQQQQQACSESDLEGTVLSGDPAEKQEAQDPSLGQGTQETDLLAPSGKHPVAGRPARPISRVPQLKARMVSKGRDGAGSDDKKAKTSTPSFATSLRTRPCLSPPRPPPGSSDPLIKPSSLAVCTEPDSSPKHVSSATPRHGSCGAKEMKFKGADGKAGSKIAAPRGAAPPGQKGAANATRIPAKTTPSPKTPPGSGDSGKSGDRSGYSSPGSPGTPGSRSRTPSLPTPPTREPKKVAVVRTPPKSPSSAKSRLQTAPVPMPDLKNVKSKIGSTENLKHQPGGGKVQIVYKPVDLSKVTSKCGSLGNIHHKPGGGQVEVKSEKLDFKDRVQSKIGSLDNITHVPGGGNKKIETHKLTFRENAKAKTDHGAEIVYKSPVVSGDTSPRHLSNVSSTGSIDMVDSPQLATLADEVSASLAKQGL, encoded by the exons ATGGCTGAGCCCCGCCAGGAGTTGGACATGACAGAAGACCAGGCTGGAGGCTACGCCCTACACCAGGACCAGGAGGGCGACACGGACCCCGGCCTGAAAG AGTCTGCCCTGCAGAGCCCCGCTGATGATGGATCTGAGGAACCAGGTTCTGAGACCTCTGATGCTAAGAGCACGCCGACAGCCGAAG ACATGACAGCGCCCCTAGTGGACGAGAGAGCTCCCGGCGAGCAGGCCGCCGCCCAGCCCGACGCCGACATCCCCGAAGGAACCACAG CTGAAGAAGCCGGCGTTGGAGACACCCCCAATCTGGAAGACCAAGCTGCGGGACACGTGACTCAAG AGGAGGCAACCGTTCCCAGCTGGCAGAGGGAAGTACCTGTGAGGCCCCTGGCCAAGGAGCATAGCGCTCACATTCAGCCTGGCCATGGTGGAGGAGTGCCTGGTATCTCAGTGCCACCCGTTGGCCAGAAAGAGCCGGAAGCCATAGCTGGGTTGctggaccaccttccactgcagCATCCTGTCTTCCCAGAGCTTCCACCACCAGGAGGCCCTCTGGAGTCCCCACAAGAGTCGGAGCTGAAACATGGGGACCTGGCCAGGGAGGGCCTGGAATTCCAGAAGCCTGCCTTCCCTGGATCTCTGCAGAAGGAACCTGAGATCATGAAGGCCCGGGAAAGCCTGCTCGGGGAGCCAGGGCTCCAAGCAAGCCAGGCCTCAGGCACAGAGACCCTGGGGCTGCCCCATCAGAGTGTGTCTGACATGTGGGGGGCTCCTCTTGGGCCTGAAGGCCCTTCCGGAGAAGCTGCACTGCAGCTCTTGGGGCCGGGGCCTGGGGGCGCTGAAGGAAGCCAGGAGGGGCCGGCTCTGAATGGGCATCATGGCAAAGAGAGGCTGGGGTCCCAGGGGGAGGCAGATAAAGACCGTGACATCGATGAGTCGTCCCAGGCCTCCCCAGACCAAGGCAGGTCACCCTCTAAGAGGTCTGCCCGAGAAGCTTCAGCCGGCACCCTGGGGTCCCCACTCCCTGTTGACCTTCTCACTGAAGTGACCACAGAGACCAAGGTCGCAGCCTCCACGGGGCTGATGGCAGTGGTGCCCCTGGAGCCCACCCTCCATGTGGAGGCCAGGGCTggcacccagcagcagcagcaggcatgcTCAGAGTCGGACTTGGAAGGGACTGTGCTTTCGGGGGACCCTGCAGAGAAGCAAGAAGCCCAGGATCCCTCTTTGGGACAGGGCACCCAAGAAACCGACCTTCTGGCACCATCTGGAAAGCACCCCGTGGCCGGTCGGCCAGCCAGGCCCATCAGCCGGGTCCCTCAGCTCAAAG CTCGCATGGTCAGTAAAggcagagatggggctggaagCGACGACAAAAAGGCAAAG ACATCCACACCTTCCTTTGCCACGAGCCTGAGAACTAGGCCTTGCCTTAGCCCCCCACGTCCCCCTCCTGGTAGCTCAGACCCTTTGATCAAACCCTCCAGCCTTGCTGTGTGCACAGAGCCAGACTCCTCTCCCAAACACGTCTCTTCTGCCACTCCCCGCCACGGCAGTTGTGGAGCGAAGGAGATGAAATTCAAG GGGGCTGATGGGAAAGCTGGATCGAAGATCGCCGCACCCCGGGGAGCGGCCCCACCTGGCCAGAAAGGCGCTGCCAATGCCACCAGGATTCCTGCGAAAACCACGCCCTCCCCCAAGACCCCACCCGGCTCTG GTGACTCTGGGAAATCCGGGGACCGCAGCGGCTacagcagccctggctccccGGGCACCCCCGGCAGCCGCTCCCGCACCCCGTCCCTGCCAACCCCGCCCACCCGGGAGCCCAAGAAAGTGGCGGTGGTCCGCACCCCGCCCAAGTCGCCGTCGTCCGCCAAAAGCCGCCTGCAGACGGCGCCCGTGCCCATGCCAGACCTGAAGAACGTCAAGTCCAAGATTGGCTCCACTGAAAATCTGAAGCACCAGCCGGGAGGCGGAAAG GTGCAAATAGTCTATAAACCCGTGGACCTGAGCAAGGTGACCTCCAAATGTGGCTCACTGGGAAACATCCATCATAAGCCAG GAGGCGGCCAGGTGGAGGTGAAATCTGAGAAGCTGGATTTCAAGGACAGAGTCCAGTCAAAGATTGGGTCCCTGGATAACATCACCCATGTCCCTGGTGGAGGAAATAAAAAg
- the MAPT gene encoding microtubule-associated protein tau isoform X3: protein MAEPRQELDMTEDQAGGYALHQDQEGDTDPGLKESALQSPADDGSEEPGSETSDAKSTPTAEAEEAGVGDTPNLEDQAAGHVTQEEATVPSWQREVPVRPLAKEHSAHIQPGHGGGVPGISVPPVGQKEPEAIAGLLDHLPLQHPVFPELPPPGGPLESPQESELKHGDLAREGLEFQKPAFPGSLQKEPEIMKARESLLGEPGLQASQASGTETLGLPHQSVSDMWGAPLGPEGPSGEAALQLLGPGPGGAEGSQEGPALNGHHGKERLGSQGEADKDRDIDESSQASPDQGRSPSKRSAREASAGTLGSPLPVDLLTEVTTETKVAASTGLMAVVPLEPTLHVEARAGTQQQQQACSESDLEGTVLSGDPAEKQEAQDPSLGQGTQETDLLAPSGKHPVAGRPARPISRVPQLKARMVSKGRDGAGSDDKKAKTSTPSFATSLRTRPCLSPPRPPPGSSDPLIKPSSLAVCTEPDSSPKHVSSATPRHGSCGAKEMKFKGADGKAGSKIAAPRGAAPPGQKGAANATRIPAKTTPSPKTPPGSEVTKQVQRKLLPARPKLEPGDSGKSGDRSGYSSPGSPGTPGSRSRTPSLPTPPTREPKKVAVVRTPPKSPSSAKSRLQTAPVPMPDLKNVKSKIGSTENLKHQPGGGKVQIINKKLDLSNVQSKCGSKDNIKHVPGGGSVQIVYKPVDLSKVTSKCGSLGNIHHKPGGGQVEVKSEKLDFKDRVQSKIGSLDNITHVPGGGNKKIETHKLTFRENAKAKTDHGAEIVYKSPVVSGDTSPRHLSNVSSTGSIDMVDSPQLATLADEVSASLAKQGL, encoded by the exons ATGGCTGAGCCCCGCCAGGAGTTGGACATGACAGAAGACCAGGCTGGAGGCTACGCCCTACACCAGGACCAGGAGGGCGACACGGACCCCGGCCTGAAAG AGTCTGCCCTGCAGAGCCCCGCTGATGATGGATCTGAGGAACCAGGTTCTGAGACCTCTGATGCTAAGAGCACGCCGACAGCCGAAG CTGAAGAAGCCGGCGTTGGAGACACCCCCAATCTGGAAGACCAAGCTGCGGGACACGTGACTCAAG AGGAGGCAACCGTTCCCAGCTGGCAGAGGGAAGTACCTGTGAGGCCCCTGGCCAAGGAGCATAGCGCTCACATTCAGCCTGGCCATGGTGGAGGAGTGCCTGGTATCTCAGTGCCACCCGTTGGCCAGAAAGAGCCGGAAGCCATAGCTGGGTTGctggaccaccttccactgcagCATCCTGTCTTCCCAGAGCTTCCACCACCAGGAGGCCCTCTGGAGTCCCCACAAGAGTCGGAGCTGAAACATGGGGACCTGGCCAGGGAGGGCCTGGAATTCCAGAAGCCTGCCTTCCCTGGATCTCTGCAGAAGGAACCTGAGATCATGAAGGCCCGGGAAAGCCTGCTCGGGGAGCCAGGGCTCCAAGCAAGCCAGGCCTCAGGCACAGAGACCCTGGGGCTGCCCCATCAGAGTGTGTCTGACATGTGGGGGGCTCCTCTTGGGCCTGAAGGCCCTTCCGGAGAAGCTGCACTGCAGCTCTTGGGGCCGGGGCCTGGGGGCGCTGAAGGAAGCCAGGAGGGGCCGGCTCTGAATGGGCATCATGGCAAAGAGAGGCTGGGGTCCCAGGGGGAGGCAGATAAAGACCGTGACATCGATGAGTCGTCCCAGGCCTCCCCAGACCAAGGCAGGTCACCCTCTAAGAGGTCTGCCCGAGAAGCTTCAGCCGGCACCCTGGGGTCCCCACTCCCTGTTGACCTTCTCACTGAAGTGACCACAGAGACCAAGGTCGCAGCCTCCACGGGGCTGATGGCAGTGGTGCCCCTGGAGCCCACCCTCCATGTGGAGGCCAGGGCTggcacccagcagcagcagcaggcatgcTCAGAGTCGGACTTGGAAGGGACTGTGCTTTCGGGGGACCCTGCAGAGAAGCAAGAAGCCCAGGATCCCTCTTTGGGACAGGGCACCCAAGAAACCGACCTTCTGGCACCATCTGGAAAGCACCCCGTGGCCGGTCGGCCAGCCAGGCCCATCAGCCGGGTCCCTCAGCTCAAAG CTCGCATGGTCAGTAAAggcagagatggggctggaagCGACGACAAAAAGGCAAAG ACATCCACACCTTCCTTTGCCACGAGCCTGAGAACTAGGCCTTGCCTTAGCCCCCCACGTCCCCCTCCTGGTAGCTCAGACCCTTTGATCAAACCCTCCAGCCTTGCTGTGTGCACAGAGCCAGACTCCTCTCCCAAACACGTCTCTTCTGCCACTCCCCGCCACGGCAGTTGTGGAGCGAAGGAGATGAAATTCAAG GGGGCTGATGGGAAAGCTGGATCGAAGATCGCCGCACCCCGGGGAGCGGCCCCACCTGGCCAGAAAGGCGCTGCCAATGCCACCAGGATTCCTGCGAAAACCACGCCCTCCCCCAAGACCCCACCCGGCTCTG AAGTTACCAAACAAGTGCAGAGAAAACTGCTCCCTGCAAGGCCCAAACTGGAGCCAG GTGACTCTGGGAAATCCGGGGACCGCAGCGGCTacagcagccctggctccccGGGCACCCCCGGCAGCCGCTCCCGCACCCCGTCCCTGCCAACCCCGCCCACCCGGGAGCCCAAGAAAGTGGCGGTGGTCCGCACCCCGCCCAAGTCGCCGTCGTCCGCCAAAAGCCGCCTGCAGACGGCGCCCGTGCCCATGCCAGACCTGAAGAACGTCAAGTCCAAGATTGGCTCCACTGAAAATCTGAAGCACCAGCCGGGAGGCGGAAAG GTGCAGATAATTAATAAGAAGCTGGATCTTAGCAACGTCCAGTCCAAGTGTGGCTCAAAGGATAATATCAAACACGTCCCAGGAGGCGGCAGT GTGCAAATAGTCTATAAACCCGTGGACCTGAGCAAGGTGACCTCCAAATGTGGCTCACTGGGAAACATCCATCATAAGCCAG GAGGCGGCCAGGTGGAGGTGAAATCTGAGAAGCTGGATTTCAAGGACAGAGTCCAGTCAAAGATTGGGTCCCTGGATAACATCACCCATGTCCCTGGTGGAGGAAATAAAAAg